Proteins encoded by one window of Ursus arctos isolate Adak ecotype North America unplaced genomic scaffold, UrsArc2.0 scaffold_22, whole genome shotgun sequence:
- the THRSP gene encoding thyroid hormone-inducible hepatic protein, which translates to MQAQTKHYPKNCLLTVMERYTAVVRNMEQVVMIPSLLRDMQLNGQGQQAQDGAPDLYNYFTMLKAIRVDVDHGLLPREEWWSKAAGGRAREAEQEAAETEEGGDKRVLGRPDLEAQFHLHSTSLHHVLTHLTLKAEQVTRRYQEIMGLAM; encoded by the coding sequence ATGCAGGCGCAAACCAAGCACTACCCCAAGAACTGCCTGCTGACCGTCATGGAGCGCTACACGGCCGTGGTGCGCAACATGGAGCAGGTGGTAATGATCCCCAGCCTCCTGCGGGACATGCAGCTGAACGGGCAGGGGCAGCAGGCTCAGGATGGGGCCCCCGACCTCTACAACTACTTCACCATGCTCAAGGCCATCCGCGTGGATGTGGACCACGGGCTGCTGCCCCGCGAGGAGTGGTGGTCCAAGGCGGCAGGTGGCAGAGCCCgcgaggctgagcaggaagccgcaGAGACAGAGGAGGGCGGGGACAAGAGGGTCTTGGGGCGGCCGGACCTGGAAGCTCAGTTCCACCTGCACTCTACCAGCCTCCATCACGTGCTCACCCACCTCACCCTGAAAGCTGAGCAGGTGACGAGGAGGTACCAGG